In the Amblyraja radiata isolate CabotCenter1 chromosome 12, sAmbRad1.1.pri, whole genome shotgun sequence genome, ATCAAAGGTTTCCTGCATTGATATTTCTATTTCCAGGAGTTCCAGCATTCATCAGACTCCACATAACTGTAGCTGCCCTCGTCCCATAGTAACTGGATTTTCCTTATTGTGATCATGTTTTTAAATGAAGCATCCTATGTATTTGCCAGTCTGGTTACAGGATGAATCCATAAGTGGCTATTTGTGCTCCACCTGGTAAGGCTGCTTAAATCCGCAGGAAATTAACGATGCCAAGCCTTTCCTGATACATCACCCTCGAGCAAGAAGACTCCTGTGACTATGCTACCCTGAAGACCACACTTTCTGCTTCTGTATCATCTACTCAGGTGTTTGCAGCTCTGACTCTCAGATCTCTGTGATGGATTTAAAACTGTTCATCGTTCCGTTGGTTTTGGGAAAATTCTTGTTGAACTTTCCATGAACGGCATACATTATAGTCCGGCGAAAAGAATTGGAAAGGAAGAAATAGATGATTGGATCAAGGCAGCTGTTGAGGGCAGAGAGACACAGCACCAGTTCGTTGGCTACATGCAGGATATGCGTCGATTGGCAGCTGGAGATTATGTCTATCTGTGACAGAACGTACGGGATTCGGACAATGTGATACGGCATGAAACACATAATGTAGATCGCAAGAACGATAAAAGTCTTCAAAATGGCTCTGGTCCTCACTTTCCTGATCTGCtccctttttttccccagggagATTCTGTAAAGCTTGACAGCAATCTTGGTGTAGGATACTATGAAAAGCAACGAGAGTATGAAAATAAAAATGACTGCGACCAGGTTCATTGAACCGGCTGGTAAATCTTGCTTCTTGTAGTTGAAGCATTGCGGGCCTTTTGATTTCAAGGTGCTCAACACAATAAAGGGTAGCATGAGCAGAATTGTGAAGACCCACACGCCCATGGAGATACACGAACTCCATTTCATGTTGTGGATCCTGAACTTGCGGAGAGGCCTGGTGATCTTTAAATAGCGGTCCAAGCTGATCAGCACAAGGAATGCAATGCTGACATACATGTTGATGTAGAAGAAAGCCCCAATGATCTTGCAGAAGTAGCACTTAGCCAGCCAAGCATACTGTCCGATGTGGTAGGAGATCCTGAAAGGAAGGCAGAGCAACAAGAGGAGGTCAGCCAGGGCCAGGTGCTTCATGTATGTAGAGATTGACGTTGCCTTCTTCTGGTTGAAGTAAAACACCCACAAAGCCAACAGGTTGCTCAGCAGCCCAATCACACAGATAATAGTGTAGAAAATAGGCAACATGATTGAAAGGAAGCCATCTTCAATTGCACAGTCCGATATATTGACTGATGCACTGGAGCTCATTGTGGGGTGGGTGATGTTGTCATGGTATACCACCAACAAAGACATGTTAGTCATGGTTGTCATCTAAATCATGGGGAGAAAAGAAAACATAAGATTCAATTTGTAAGCAAAAATATTCCATTACGTTAAAAGTTAGCTTAATTGAAGCAGGCCCATTTTTTTCAATCCAGGAGCAAGACATTTTAGACTGAACACTTATCTTATCTGAGGTATAGTAATTGTTTGTAATTATTTTGGGTAATTCTTCATTTG is a window encoding:
- the LOC116979392 gene encoding probable G-protein coupled receptor 34; translated protein: MTTMTNMSLLVVYHDNITHPTMSSSASVNISDCAIEDGFLSIMLPIFYTIICVIGLLSNLLALWVFYFNQKKATSISTYMKHLALADLLLLLCLPFRISYHIGQYAWLAKCYFCKIIGAFFYINMYVSIAFLVLISLDRYLKITRPLRKFRIHNMKWSSCISMGVWVFTILLMLPFIVLSTLKSKGPQCFNYKKQDLPAGSMNLVAVIFIFILSLLFIVSYTKIAVKLYRISLGKKREQIRKVRTRAILKTFIVLAIYIMCFMPYHIVRIPYVLSQIDIISSCQSTHILHVANELVLCLSALNSCLDPIIYFFLSNSFRRTIMYAVHGKFNKNFPKTNGTMNSFKSITEI